The Paenarthrobacter aurescens region CCGGCAGGCCTACGCCATCGTCCGCTATGGTAACGGTCAGGAATTCGTCGTCGCCCTCGCCATCCGCCCTGTCGGCCAGCAACCACACCGTTCCTGTGCGTCCCTCAAGTCCGTGCTCCACGGCATTGGTGACCAGTTCGTTGATGACCAGGGCCAACGGGGTGGCAAAATCGCTGGGCAACTCACCGAACATGCCTGCCCGCTCCGTTCGCACTTGCTGCGACGGAGAGGCGACTTCCGCGGACAGCCGGAACTGGCGTCCAATCAGTTCGTCGAAGTCCACGCTCTGCGTTAACCCTTGCGAGAGAGTTTCATGGACAAGAGCGATAGTTGCGACGCGTCGCATCGCTTGCTCCAGTCCCTGTTTGGCTTCGTCGCTTACCATTCGCCGCGATTGCATACGCAAGAGAGCCGCCACGGTCTGAAGGTTGTTTTTCACCCGATGGTGGATTTCCCGGATCGTGGCGTCCTTGGTAACCAGCTCCATTTCCCTGCGGCGCAACTCGGAGACGTCGCGGCAAAGTACCAGGGCTCCAAAACGGTGCTGTTCATCGCGCAAAGGAATGGCACGAAGTGAAAGGCTGACGCCCCTGGACTCAATCTCACTTCGCCACGGCATGCGTCCGGTCACCACCAAGGGCAAGGTCTCATCCACCATCCGCCGGTCCTTGAGCAGGCCGGCCGTTACCTCCGCAAGGGAACGGCCCTCAAGGGATTCCACTTCACCGAGTCGGCGGAAGGCGGAGACACCATTAGGGCTGGCGTACTGCACAATGCCGTCGGCGTCGAGTCTGATCAGCCCGTCGCCGACTCGCGGCGCGCCTCTACGGGAGCCTGTCGGTGAGGCAAAATCGGGCCAAAGGCCCAACGTTCCCATCCGCAGGAGGTCATAGGCGCATTGACGGTACGTCAATTCCAACCTCGACGGCATACGCGAACTGGACAAGTCCATATGAGAGGTCACAACCGCGAGTGTCCTGCCGTTGCGCACCATCGGCACAGCCTCCACCCTCAGTGCCATCTCGCTGCTCCAGCTCGTTTCACTGGAGCGCTCTATTGATCGGCTGTTCCAGGCCTTATCTACCAGCGGGCGCAGGTCCGAGCGAATGCCCTCGCCCACGAAGTCCGCGTGGAACACCGTATGGGATGTTGACGGACGAACGTGGGCGAGGGCAATGTAGCCGAACTCCGGGT contains the following coding sequences:
- a CDS encoding sensor histidine kinase gives rise to the protein MAIFTDPIREHADFGPGDAEWLHLLVGDWQMVADLAFADLALWFPHPEFGYIALAHVRPSTSHTVFHADFVGEGIRSDLRPLVDKAWNSRSIERSSETSWSSEMALRVEAVPMVRNGRTLAVVTSHMDLSSSRMPSRLELTYRQCAYDLLRMGTLGLWPDFASPTGSRRGAPRVGDGLIRLDADGIVQYASPNGVSAFRRLGEVESLEGRSLAEVTAGLLKDRRMVDETLPLVVTGRMPWRSEIESRGVSLSLRAIPLRDEQHRFGALVLCRDVSELRRREMELVTKDATIREIHHRVKNNLQTVAALLRMQSRRMVSDEAKQGLEQAMRRVATIALVHETLSQGLTQSVDFDELIGRQFRLSAEVASPSQQVRTERAGMFGELPSDFATPLALVINELVTNAVEHGLEGRTGTVWLLADRADGEGDDEFLTVTIADDGVGLPDGQYTEGLGLQIVRTLVTSELGGSIRWMPREGGGTAVEIILNLARA